TTCGTTCCCTATCTTATAGGCGGAATCGTTTTAGGTTATATTTGGCAGTTTATTTTAAATAATGCGCTGGTAATGCTCGGCAACAAGCTTTCTATAGGTTTTTTGCAGTCGTCGCTTTTGAGCCGCCCGAACACGGTGATTTGGGTTATGTCCTTTGTAAATACCTGGCAGTACGCCGGATACATTATGCTCATTTTCGTTGCGGCGATTCAGGGAATTCCTTCTTCGCTTTTGGAAGCGGCGAATGTCGACGGCGCAAGTTATTTTACGCGGATTTTCCGCATACTCATTCCGATGATGGCGCATGCGTTTACGATTTCGTTTTTTTTAACGCTCACTTCGTCATTTAAACAATTCGATATGAACTTTACGCTTACAAACGGAGGACCCGCTACCCGCTTTCTCGGTTCGCCGATTAAAGCCAGTCAGCTTTTGGCAATGAATATTTTCGATACGGCGACGGCAAACCGCATGGCCGAAGCGCAGGCGAAAGCGGTGATTTTATTTTTGGCTTTGGTAATCGTATCGTTGCTGCAGGTAAATGTGAATAAGCGCAGAGAGGTGGAACTGTGATACGCGGCGGAGAAAAATATACGCGCCGGATTTTGGCTGAACTCTTTGCATTCCTGCTTTTTGTGCTTTTTATGGTGCCGTTTGCAATGGTTGTGCTCAATTCGGCAAAAACGTCAAAAGAAATTATAAGCAATGCGTTAAGCCGGCCGGAACACTGGAAACAGCTGTTTACGAATATCGGCCGTATTTTCGGCAATGCCACCGTCGATTATCCGGGCGCCTTTGTAGACAGCGTCGTTATTACGGCCGTATCGCTTACGGTTATAGTGATTTTTTCGTCGATGTGCGCGTGGGTGCTCGTGCGCAACAGAACCAAGTGGTCGACCCTTATTTTTATGCTCTTCGTTGCGGCGATGGTTATTCCCTTTCAAGTGCTTATGTATCCTTTAGTGCGCTGGCTGCGGGTTATAGGCGATTTTTTGCACATACGGCTTTTGGGAACCGTTCACGGCATCGCTTTCGC
This Treponema socranskii subsp. buccale DNA region includes the following protein-coding sequences:
- a CDS encoding carbohydrate ABC transporter permease translates to MKQSRTVNILFIAPCLFAFIMIIVIPFGFGLYYSLTDWNGVRSSVQFVGLANFKYLFTAPDFLYSFLITIGFTLINIVSVNVVGFILSLLVTSKVRFRNFYRAGFFVPYLIGGIVLGYIWQFILNNALVMLGNKLSIGFLQSSLLSRPNTVIWVMSFVNTWQYAGYIMLIFVAAIQGIPSSLLEAANVDGASYFTRIFRILIPMMAHAFTISFFLTLTSSFKQFDMNFTLTNGGPATRFLGSPIKASQLLAMNIFDTATANRMAEAQAKAVILFLALVIVSLLQVNVNKRREVEL
- a CDS encoding carbohydrate ABC transporter permease, with protein sequence MIRGGEKYTRRILAELFAFLLFVLFMVPFAMVVLNSAKTSKEIISNALSRPEHWKQLFTNIGRIFGNATVDYPGAFVDSVVITAVSLTVIVIFSSMCAWVLVRNRTKWSTLIFMLFVAAMVIPFQVLMYPLVRWLRVIGDFLHIRLLGTVHGIAFAYLGFGCPLSIFIFHGFIKNIPYELEESATIDGCSRGMIFFKIVFPLLQPIIVTVLILNGIWIWNDYLLPILVLGSNGKVQTIPIAVTTFAGAYLKQWDLILTSTLLAMIPIIILYLFAQRYIIKGMVEGSIK